In the Ilumatobacteraceae bacterium genome, one interval contains:
- a CDS encoding PLP-dependent lyase/thiolase codes for MRRRAAATAITGLRCAVCGTAVDIADAAAWQCPRRTPDDLHHVLHLVAGTEPVDDLDDPNPLVRYGPRLGWWAFARAHGMSDDACAELTRRVADGFVTTPFARSGVISDELGVDVWVKDETGQVAGSQKGRHLVSILLHLLAAEELGVTSGRPPLAIASCGNAAMAAATLAHGVGWPIDVYVPTWMDPTFGRRLDELDARTHACERREGDPPGDPAMLRFREAVADGAVPFSVQGPENAFCLDAGRTMGWELFDQAGAAGVSLDRVLVQVGGGAFAASVGAGLGPDVRLDTVQAAGCAPLAAAARRAAPFDEPARHWGEVMQPWPDPHSAADGILDDETYDWLADLEAMQRSGGAAVVATEDEIVRAHELATTAGFDVSVTGAAGLAGLLHIRDDLGADEQVALIMSGVARD; via the coding sequence ATGCGACGACGTGCAGCAGCGACGGCGATCACTGGGCTCCGGTGCGCCGTGTGCGGCACCGCCGTCGACATCGCCGACGCCGCTGCGTGGCAGTGCCCGCGGCGGACACCGGACGACCTGCACCACGTCCTCCACCTCGTCGCCGGCACCGAGCCGGTCGATGATCTCGACGACCCGAACCCGCTCGTACGGTACGGACCGCGGCTCGGTTGGTGGGCGTTCGCCAGGGCCCACGGCATGTCCGACGATGCGTGTGCCGAGCTCACGCGTCGCGTCGCCGACGGGTTCGTCACGACGCCGTTCGCTCGTTCGGGGGTGATCTCCGACGAACTCGGCGTCGACGTGTGGGTCAAGGACGAGACCGGTCAGGTCGCCGGGTCGCAGAAGGGCCGCCACCTGGTGTCGATTCTGCTGCACCTCCTCGCGGCCGAGGAACTGGGTGTCACGTCGGGTCGGCCACCGCTGGCGATCGCCTCGTGCGGCAACGCCGCCATGGCGGCCGCGACGCTCGCGCACGGGGTGGGTTGGCCGATCGATGTCTACGTCCCGACCTGGATGGACCCGACATTCGGGCGACGGCTCGACGAACTCGACGCCCGCACCCACGCATGCGAGCGCCGGGAGGGTGATCCCCCCGGTGACCCGGCGATGTTGCGCTTCCGCGAGGCGGTCGCCGATGGCGCCGTGCCGTTCAGCGTGCAGGGGCCCGAGAACGCGTTCTGCCTCGACGCCGGCCGCACGATGGGGTGGGAGCTCTTCGACCAGGCCGGCGCCGCGGGCGTCTCGCTCGATCGGGTGCTGGTCCAGGTCGGCGGCGGGGCCTTCGCAGCCTCCGTCGGTGCCGGGCTCGGCCCCGACGTCCGGCTCGACACCGTGCAGGCCGCCGGATGCGCCCCGCTCGCCGCGGCTGCTCGGCGAGCCGCACCGTTCGACGAACCGGCACGACATTGGGGCGAGGTCATGCAGCCGTGGCCCGACCCACACTCGGCCGCCGACGGCATCCTCGACGACGAGACCTACGACTGGCTCGCCGACCTCGAAGCCATGCAGCGGAGCGGGGGAGCGGCGGTCGTCGCGACCGAGGACGAGATCGTACGAGCGCACGAACTCGCCACGACGGCCGGGTTCGACGTCAGCGTCACCGGTGCCGCCGGACTGGCGGGTCTGCTCCACATCCGCGACGATCTCGGCGCCGACGAGCAGGTCGCCCTGATCATGTCCGGCGTCGCCCGCGACTGA
- a CDS encoding DUF664 domain-containing protein — translation MDVSDLYLELYGRIPPLAEQAVDGLGPESLCAPPRPGANTVGWLIWHLARVQDHHISELMSVEQLWQRPGCAARFGLRPDPSNTGYGHSADDVLTVRPDSTDAVLEYLGEVDARTRGYLGTIDAAGLDRIVDDSWDPPVTLGVRLVSVADDCLQHVGQANYVRGLLVP, via the coding sequence ATGGATGTGTCCGATCTGTACCTCGAGCTCTATGGCCGGATCCCGCCGCTCGCCGAGCAAGCCGTCGACGGGCTCGGTCCCGAGTCGCTGTGCGCTCCTCCCCGACCCGGAGCCAACACGGTGGGCTGGTTGATCTGGCATCTGGCGCGAGTGCAGGACCATCACATCAGTGAGTTAATGTCGGTGGAGCAGCTGTGGCAGCGGCCAGGGTGTGCCGCACGCTTCGGCCTCCGTCCGGATCCCTCGAACACGGGCTACGGGCACAGCGCCGACGACGTCCTGACCGTCCGCCCGGACTCGACCGATGCCGTGCTCGAGTATCTCGGCGAAGTCGACGCCCGCACCCGCGGCTACCTCGGAACCATCGACGCTGCCGGTCTCGACCGCATCGTCGACGACAGTTGGGACCCCCCGGTCACGCTCGGCGTCCGACTGGTGAGCGTGGCCGACGACTGTCTGCAACACGTCGGCCAGGCGAACTACGTACGGGGTCTGCTCGTTCCCTGA
- a CDS encoding phosphotransferase family protein yields the protein MASQSPEVVGFDVPTIERWLPTVTDVTTPITWERLPGGHSNLTYLLTDAAGRQMVIRRPPRGELLPKAHDMWREYRIIDGLWPTAVPVAEPIAYCDDRDICEVHFYVMGKAEGQALYDGETVSAWLTEDARRAAGEHFVDVLAALHSIDPADVGLAELGRHDGYVARQLKTWYGSWNASIAYADHDDPRVHELHEMLVATIPEQGPARVVHGDYGPHNSLFSRSGEVTAVLDWEIATLGDPLADFAYSINAWVEPGDAGVYGADPPTALPGFPSRDDMIARYGAATGADLSNLAYYRSFNSFKTACILHGVYARYRAGQKSSEGVDLEMLFARIGLSLDAAEAMSNEIDR from the coding sequence ATGGCATCGCAGAGTCCCGAGGTCGTCGGCTTCGACGTACCGACCATCGAACGCTGGCTCCCGACCGTGACCGACGTGACGACGCCGATCACCTGGGAGCGATTGCCGGGCGGCCACTCCAACCTGACCTACCTGCTCACCGACGCCGCCGGCCGCCAGATGGTCATCCGCCGGCCGCCGCGCGGCGAGCTGCTGCCCAAGGCCCATGACATGTGGCGCGAGTACCGGATCATCGACGGTCTCTGGCCGACGGCGGTGCCCGTCGCCGAGCCGATCGCGTACTGCGACGATCGCGACATCTGCGAGGTCCACTTCTACGTGATGGGCAAGGCCGAGGGGCAGGCGCTCTACGACGGCGAGACCGTGTCCGCCTGGCTCACCGAAGACGCGCGTCGTGCCGCCGGCGAGCACTTCGTCGACGTGCTGGCCGCGCTGCACTCGATCGACCCTGCCGACGTCGGTCTGGCCGAACTCGGCCGTCACGACGGCTACGTCGCACGCCAGTTGAAGACCTGGTACGGATCGTGGAACGCGTCGATCGCGTACGCCGATCACGACGATCCGCGGGTGCACGAGTTGCACGAGATGCTCGTCGCGACCATCCCCGAGCAGGGCCCGGCTCGCGTCGTGCACGGCGACTACGGCCCGCACAACAGTCTGTTCTCGCGCAGCGGCGAGGTCACGGCGGTGCTCGACTGGGAGATCGCGACCTTGGGTGATCCGCTCGCCGACTTCGCCTACTCGATCAACGCATGGGTGGAGCCGGGTGACGCCGGCGTGTACGGCGCCGACCCGCCCACCGCTCTGCCCGGCTTCCCGAGCCGCGACGACATGATCGCCCGCTACGGGGCCGCGACCGGCGCAGACCTGTCGAACCTGGCGTACTACCGCTCCTTCAACTCGTTCAAGACCGCCTGCATCCTGCACGGCGTGTACGCCAGATACCGCGCTGGTCAGAAGAGCTCCGAGGGCGTCGACCTCGAGATGCTGTTCGCCCGCATCGGCCTCTCGCTCGACGCCGCCGAGGCGATGTCGAACGAGATCGACCGCTGA
- a CDS encoding ATP-dependent Clp protease proteolytic subunit encodes MTERIASPVALEGGFDPRSDVFNRLMKNRVIMLGSDVNDDIANQICAQLLYLEGEDPNADIWLYINSPGGSVTAGMAIYDTMQFVGCDVATVCLGLAASMGQFLLTAGAADKRYTLPNARIMMHQPLAGLRGQATDIAIQAEQLRYTKRRMAELIAEHSGQTLEQIQRDSERDRWFTAEEAVEYGLVDAVKKARNEVV; translated from the coding sequence ATGACCGAACGCATCGCTTCGCCCGTCGCGCTCGAAGGTGGCTTCGACCCCCGCTCCGACGTCTTCAACCGGTTGATGAAGAACCGCGTGATCATGCTCGGTTCCGACGTGAACGACGACATCGCGAACCAGATCTGTGCGCAGCTGCTGTACCTCGAGGGCGAAGATCCCAACGCCGACATCTGGCTGTACATCAACAGCCCGGGTGGGTCCGTCACCGCCGGCATGGCCATCTACGACACGATGCAGTTCGTCGGTTGCGATGTCGCCACCGTCTGCCTGGGCCTCGCCGCCTCGATGGGGCAGTTCCTGCTCACCGCCGGTGCCGCCGACAAGCGCTACACGCTCCCCAACGCCCGCATCATGATGCACCAGCCGCTCGCCGGTCTGCGAGGCCAGGCAACCGACATCGCGATCCAGGCCGAGCAGCTCCGCTACACCAAGCGCCGCATGGCCGAACTGATCGCCGAGCATTCCGGCCAGACGCTCGAGCAGATCCAGCGCGACTCCGAGCGCGACCGTTGGTTCACCGCCGAAGAGGCCGTCGAGTACGGCCTGGTCGACGCCGTCAAGAAGGCTCGCAACGAGGTCGTCTGA